Proteins encoded in a region of the Tepidisphaeraceae bacterium genome:
- a CDS encoding nuclear transport factor 2 family protein gives MPPKSPPIPLCRVLLLTVALAICAIGTTSAAEPATQPAATSQPSLSSAYTQLGDALRTNDVAALDELIAADFLLIDHEGKASTKDSLLQAFRDGIITMRTLQVSMSSLKDFGTAGVVQGPITLQMTYGKQLPLEINARFAVTCVFVLQDGHWRLTAAQMSKRNAPKPQ, from the coding sequence ATGCCACCGAAGAGTCCACCGATTCCGCTTTGTCGCGTGCTGCTGCTCACGGTCGCGTTGGCGATCTGCGCGATCGGCACCACCTCGGCCGCGGAACCGGCGACCCAGCCGGCCGCCACGTCGCAGCCGTCCCTGTCGTCGGCCTATACTCAACTGGGCGACGCCCTGCGGACCAACGACGTCGCGGCGCTCGACGAGTTGATCGCGGCCGACTTTCTGCTGATCGACCACGAGGGAAAGGCGAGCACCAAGGACTCGCTGTTGCAGGCCTTCCGCGACGGCATCATCACGATGCGCACGTTGCAGGTCTCCATGTCATCGCTGAAAGACTTCGGCACCGCCGGCGTCGTCCAGGGCCCGATCACGCTCCAGATGACCTACGGCAAGCAACTTCCCCTGGAGATCAACGCCCGGTTCGCCGTCACCTGCGTCTTCGTCCTTCAGGACGGCCACTGGCGCCTCACCGCCGCCCAAATGTCCAAGCGAAACGCGCCGAAGCCGCAGTAG
- a CDS encoding VOC family protein, translating to MPHPRLNLVVLRVSDIDRSAAFYGLLGLTFTKHAHGSGPQHYASESDGFVFELYPATAEQPVSASARIGFTVADVDDATSKLAATPGARVVTAPKDSEWGRRAVVADLDGHRVELVTTR from the coding sequence ATGCCCCACCCTCGCCTGAACCTCGTCGTCCTTCGCGTGTCCGACATTGACCGCTCCGCAGCGTTCTACGGGCTGCTGGGCCTGACGTTCACCAAGCACGCCCACGGTTCCGGCCCGCAGCACTACGCCAGCGAGTCGGACGGCTTCGTCTTCGAACTTTACCCCGCCACGGCCGAACAACCCGTCTCGGCGTCGGCGCGGATCGGCTTCACCGTTGCGGACGTCGACGACGCGACCTCCAAACTCGCCGCCACCCCTGGCGCCCGCGTCGTGACCGCCCCGAAAGATTCAGAGTGGGGCCGCCGGGCCGTGGTTGCTGATTTGGATGGGCACCGCGTGGAATTGGTGACGACGCGATAG
- a CDS encoding fibronectin type III domain-containing protein yields the protein MRVVPEKQAERIEFYRLRLAVWQEHAEALGLSDGELADLTVAVEATKVAYQAAQAARTAAQMATQRLATADEAMARMGAAAVSKIRGAARLGGDHVYGMAHLPAPAQASPIAPPGTPERFTVTLTVLGWVELSWQCKQPRGAAGTMYQVYRSLGDGAPSQFIGTAGKRKFVDTTVPAGTPSMMYRVRAVRSRAVGSWAQFNVHFGTDGPMPKTIIPTRAVSQWAA from the coding sequence ATGCGGGTGGTGCCGGAGAAGCAGGCGGAGCGGATCGAGTTCTACAGGCTTCGGTTGGCGGTGTGGCAGGAACACGCCGAGGCGCTTGGGCTGAGCGATGGTGAACTGGCGGACCTGACGGTGGCGGTCGAGGCGACCAAGGTGGCGTACCAGGCGGCGCAAGCGGCGCGGACCGCGGCACAGATGGCGACGCAGCGGCTGGCGACCGCCGACGAGGCGATGGCACGGATGGGGGCGGCGGCGGTGTCGAAGATCCGCGGCGCGGCGCGCCTCGGCGGCGACCACGTGTACGGCATGGCGCACCTGCCCGCGCCGGCGCAGGCCTCACCCATCGCGCCGCCCGGCACGCCGGAGCGGTTTACGGTCACGCTGACGGTCCTGGGGTGGGTCGAGTTGTCGTGGCAATGCAAGCAGCCGCGCGGGGCGGCGGGGACGATGTACCAGGTCTATCGCAGTTTGGGCGACGGCGCGCCATCGCAGTTCATCGGCACCGCCGGCAAGCGCAAGTTCGTCGACACCACCGTGCCTGCGGGCACGCCGAGCATGATGTACCGAGTGCGGGCGGTGCGCTCGCGGGCGGTCGGGTCGTGGGCGCAGTTCAACGTCCACTTCGGCACCGATGGCCCGATGCCGAAGACGATCATCCCGACCCGAGCCGTGTCGCAGTGGGCGGCGTGA
- the pelA gene encoding pectate lyase — MSRNWAIVLVLAWVTGCRTIAMAAEGPVRIGVLAAQPDAWFGTPAQQEAIDRVLSWQTPLGGWAKEYDAGRARVGDEPYGAYDGLATIDNGATYTELRLLARAHRLTPRADALAAFNRGLDFLLDWQYPSGGWSQRMPRTKKYPRMITFNDDAMINVLKLLQDVVHHPDFRFVDDARRTRAERAVRLGVECILKCQIVRDGVLTGWGAQHDPDTFEPTGARPFELPSLSGQEGANVALFLMSLDKPDARVRRAVHAAAAWFESVRIPGYRLIDERDENGKLILRLAKDPDGVTWARFYALDDQRPLFADWEARVYARYEDLPDERRNGYRWYGDWGLRVASEYTQWRARHGE; from the coding sequence ATGTCTCGCAACTGGGCCATCGTGCTCGTATTGGCGTGGGTGACCGGGTGCAGGACGATCGCGATGGCGGCGGAGGGGCCCGTGCGGATTGGGGTGTTGGCGGCGCAGCCGGATGCGTGGTTCGGTACGCCGGCGCAGCAGGAGGCGATCGACCGGGTGCTCAGTTGGCAGACGCCGCTCGGCGGGTGGGCCAAGGAGTACGACGCCGGCCGGGCGCGCGTGGGCGACGAGCCGTACGGCGCCTACGACGGGCTGGCCACCATCGACAACGGCGCGACGTACACCGAACTGCGGTTGCTTGCACGCGCGCACCGGCTGACGCCGCGGGCCGACGCGCTGGCGGCGTTCAACCGCGGGCTCGACTTCCTGCTGGACTGGCAGTACCCCTCGGGCGGGTGGTCGCAGCGGATGCCGCGGACGAAGAAGTACCCGCGCATGATCACGTTCAACGACGACGCGATGATCAACGTCCTGAAGCTGCTGCAGGACGTCGTGCATCACCCCGACTTCCGCTTCGTGGACGACGCCCGCCGTACGCGTGCCGAGCGGGCGGTGCGGCTGGGCGTGGAGTGCATCTTGAAGTGCCAGATCGTCCGCGACGGCGTGCTGACCGGCTGGGGCGCGCAGCACGACCCGGACACGTTCGAGCCGACCGGCGCGCGCCCGTTCGAGCTGCCGTCGCTGAGCGGGCAGGAAGGGGCGAACGTCGCGCTGTTCCTGATGTCGCTCGATAAGCCCGACGCCCGCGTCCGCCGGGCCGTTCACGCGGCGGCGGCGTGGTTCGAATCGGTCAGGATCCCCGGTTATCGCCTGATCGATGAGCGCGACGAAAATGGCAAGCTGATCCTGCGGCTGGCGAAGGACCCCGACGGCGTGACGTGGGCCCGGTTCTACGCGCTGGACGACCAGCGCCCGCTGTTCGCCGACTGGGAGGCCCGCGTCTACGCACGCTACGAGGACCTGCCCGACGAGCGTCGCAACGGGTATCGCTGGTACGGCGACTGGGGCCTGCGCGTCGCCAGTGAGTACACCCAGTGGCGCGCCCGCCACGGCGAGTAA
- a CDS encoding DUF1961 family protein, whose product MPRFEIGELVYSNPLASPADVAGFRMEGEAAVSFPMKRMRLEGTRDPADGQRANIVHWCDRELPDNVAITWDFYPIREPGLCILFFAARGRAGQDLFDPALAPRSGPYEQYHHGDIDALHVSYFRRKHVSERAFTTCNLRKSHGFHLVAQGADPLPGVPDAVGPYQVELIKAGPHVRFSIGQGDNPPLVLFHWIDDGRAFGPTLTGGKIGFRQMTPMIAEYANLLVHEVRVQP is encoded by the coding sequence ATGCCCCGCTTCGAGATCGGCGAACTCGTCTATTCCAATCCGCTCGCGTCGCCGGCGGACGTGGCGGGGTTTCGCATGGAAGGGGAGGCGGCGGTCAGCTTTCCGATGAAGCGGATGCGCCTCGAGGGCACGCGCGATCCCGCCGATGGGCAGCGGGCCAACATCGTCCATTGGTGCGACCGCGAGCTGCCCGACAACGTCGCCATCACCTGGGACTTTTACCCCATCCGCGAGCCCGGGCTCTGCATTCTCTTCTTCGCCGCCCGCGGGCGGGCCGGGCAGGATCTGTTCGACCCCGCTCTTGCCCCGCGCAGCGGGCCGTACGAGCAGTACCACCACGGCGACATCGACGCGCTGCACGTCAGCTACTTCCGCCGCAAGCACGTTAGCGAACGCGCCTTCACCACCTGCAATTTGCGCAAGAGCCACGGCTTTCACCTCGTCGCCCAAGGTGCCGACCCGCTGCCAGGCGTGCCCGATGCCGTCGGCCCATACCAGGTGGAACTGATCAAGGCCGGCCCGCACGTGCGCTTCTCGATCGGCCAGGGCGACAACCCGCCACTGGTGTTGTTCCATTGGATCGACGATGGCCGTGCGTTCGGCCCCACCCTCACCGGTGGCAAGATCGGCTTCCGCCAGATGACCCCCATGATCGCCGAGTACGCCAACCTGCTGGTCCACGAGGTGCGCGTGCAGCCGTAG
- a CDS encoding GH92 family glycosyl hydrolase, translating into MTDFASLVEPRLGTDVGRWIAFSSACRPFGMVSLAPDSVTDKDWGGGYRYSAGVVQGFSHIHSWQISGILVMPVTGDISPLAGPAAWESTFSHDSERCKPGFHALTLDRYGIAVELTATLRVGVHRYRFPTGAQQPAILLDLASTLGPCEMGGAALKQTGPRTLQGHVINQPTVRKPRPLTIYFAIEVDQDVTIDPFDAADVRTCLRPSDVDQPVTMKVAISYTSVDAAIENLHAETTGKSFDVIRDEAQAEWNAWLSRITVEGGTDEQRARFYTDLYFSLCGRRTMSDAAGTYIDNTGPQPRVRQIPIDPATGQPRYRHHNSDAFWGTQWSLVPLWSIAYPHLVHDFCHCFYDMYANGGLIPRGPAAGNYTFVMTSAQSTPLYAAALHSGIYKPADADALYAALRKNHFPGGLMSKAGYEHHTCIGGGIEDYIALGYIPEDLPKSGFHNNGASQTIEHAFNDNAMAAIARTLGKADDVALFIQRSRNWRNLFDKSVGFVRPRNRDGTWLEPYDPMSRRGWTECNAWTMTFYATYDLDGLIECFDSRDALLSQLERGFQLCRDRGYYVPHEKHEDVPFDFGNEPALACCHLFQRAGDHRRTQFWLRQVLDTIKSGNDPTDNFAGDEDEGIMGAWNVLAGIGLFCIDGAASNPIRYMITAPLFDKITIALDDRFFPGRSLTIATRGNAPGAVKYIGAAAWNGQPIDDLSLTHDQIVSGGELVLDLID; encoded by the coding sequence ATGACTGACTTTGCCTCGCTCGTCGAACCCCGCCTTGGCACCGACGTCGGTCGGTGGATCGCGTTCTCGTCTGCCTGCCGGCCGTTCGGCATGGTGAGCCTGGCGCCGGACAGCGTCACCGACAAAGACTGGGGCGGCGGGTATCGCTACTCGGCGGGCGTCGTGCAGGGCTTCAGCCACATCCACTCGTGGCAGATCAGCGGCATCCTCGTGATGCCGGTGACGGGCGACATCAGCCCGCTGGCGGGCCCGGCGGCGTGGGAGTCGACCTTCTCGCACGACAGCGAACGCTGCAAGCCGGGATTCCATGCTCTGACGCTGGACCGCTACGGCATCGCCGTCGAATTGACGGCGACGCTGCGCGTGGGCGTCCATCGCTATCGCTTTCCGACCGGCGCGCAGCAGCCGGCCATCCTGCTCGACCTCGCTTCGACGCTGGGCCCGTGCGAGATGGGCGGCGCTGCGCTGAAGCAGACGGGACCGCGCACGCTACAGGGACACGTGATCAACCAGCCCACCGTTCGCAAGCCGCGGCCGTTGACGATTTACTTTGCGATCGAGGTGGATCAGGACGTGACGATCGACCCGTTCGACGCCGCCGACGTGCGCACGTGCCTGCGGCCGAGCGATGTAGACCAGCCGGTGACGATGAAGGTGGCAATCAGCTACACGTCGGTTGATGCGGCCATCGAGAATTTGCACGCCGAGACGACCGGCAAGTCATTCGATGTGATTCGCGACGAGGCGCAGGCCGAGTGGAACGCGTGGCTATCGCGCATCACTGTCGAAGGCGGCACGGATGAGCAGCGGGCGCGTTTCTACACCGACCTGTACTTCAGCCTGTGCGGTCGGCGCACGATGAGCGACGCGGCCGGCACGTACATCGACAACACCGGGCCGCAGCCGCGCGTGCGGCAGATCCCGATCGACCCCGCGACGGGCCAGCCGCGCTATCGCCATCATAATTCCGACGCGTTCTGGGGCACGCAGTGGTCGCTCGTGCCGCTGTGGTCGATCGCCTACCCGCACCTCGTGCACGACTTCTGCCACTGCTTTTACGACATGTACGCCAACGGCGGGCTGATCCCGCGCGGCCCGGCGGCGGGGAACTACACGTTCGTGATGACCAGCGCCCAAAGCACCCCGCTGTACGCCGCGGCCCTGCACAGCGGCATCTACAAGCCCGCCGATGCCGATGCGTTGTACGCTGCGCTGCGCAAGAACCACTTCCCCGGCGGGCTGATGAGCAAGGCGGGCTACGAACATCACACCTGCATCGGCGGCGGCATCGAGGACTACATCGCGCTCGGCTACATCCCAGAAGACCTGCCCAAGTCCGGCTTCCACAACAACGGCGCCAGCCAGACCATCGAGCACGCGTTCAACGACAATGCGATGGCCGCGATCGCCCGCACCCTGGGAAAGGCGGACGATGTTGCGCTGTTCATCCAGCGGTCGCGCAACTGGCGGAACCTGTTCGACAAATCGGTCGGCTTCGTGCGCCCGCGCAACCGCGACGGCACGTGGCTGGAGCCGTACGACCCGATGTCGCGCAGGGGCTGGACCGAGTGCAACGCCTGGACCATGACGTTCTACGCCACCTACGACCTCGACGGCCTCATCGAATGCTTCGATTCGCGTGACGCGCTGCTGTCGCAACTGGAGCGGGGATTTCAGCTTTGCCGCGACAGGGGCTATTACGTGCCGCACGAGAAGCACGAGGACGTGCCGTTCGACTTCGGCAACGAGCCGGCGCTGGCCTGCTGTCACCTGTTCCAACGGGCCGGCGACCATCGGCGCACGCAGTTCTGGCTGCGGCAGGTGCTGGACACGATCAAGAGCGGCAACGACCCCACCGACAACTTCGCCGGCGACGAGGACGAGGGCATCATGGGCGCCTGGAACGTGCTGGCGGGCATCGGCCTGTTCTGCATCGATGGCGCCGCCAGCAACCCGATCCGCTACATGATCACCGCGCCGTTGTTTGACAAGATCACGATCGCACTGGACGACCGCTTCTTCCCCGGCCGTTCGCTCACGATCGCCACGCGCGGCAACGCGCCGGGCGCCGTGAAGTACATCGGTGCCGCGGCGTGGAACGGTCAACCGATCGATGATCTCTCGCTCACGCACGACCAGATCGTCAGCGGTGGCGAACTGGTGCTGGATCTCATTGACTAG
- the xylB gene encoding xylulokinase, which translates to MPHLLGIDIGTSGTKTLICDEDGTVLATAMAEHAIYTPKPGWSEQIPEDWWTAVCAATKAVLKKAKVKPADIGGIGLSGQMHGSVFLGDGEKALRPALLWNDQRTAKQCAEIEAKAGGREKLIELVANPALTGFTAPKILWLRENEPKTFAKTKHILLPKDYIRFRMTGEYATEVSDASGMLLLDVVKRQWSDKLLSVLQIDKSLLGRLHESQEVTGTLNRGAAREMGLIEGIPVVGGAGDQAAGAVGNGVVMPGIVSAAMGTSGVIFAHADRPTLDPKGRVHTMCHAVPGKWCVFGCMLSAGGSFQWFRNRLAEGEVATAKKHKIDPYELLVAEAEAAPAGSEGLFFLPYLTGERCPHPDPLARGGWIGLTARTTRPMMIRALLEGVTYGMRDAMEIMRGMNIDITQARASGGGARSAFWRQLQADVYKTPIVLTNATEGPAYGVALLAGVGTGVWNSVEEACKATIKQTAKISPKKKASDLYDRHYKVYDKLYFDLKERFAEMAAL; encoded by the coding sequence ATGCCTCACCTGCTCGGCATCGACATCGGCACCAGTGGCACCAAGACCCTGATCTGCGACGAGGACGGCACCGTGCTCGCCACCGCGATGGCGGAACATGCGATCTACACGCCCAAGCCCGGCTGGAGCGAGCAAATCCCCGAAGACTGGTGGACGGCCGTCTGTGCCGCGACCAAGGCGGTGCTGAAAAAGGCAAAGGTGAAGCCGGCCGACATTGGGGGCATCGGCCTCTCCGGGCAAATGCACGGCAGCGTTTTCCTCGGAGATGGTGAGAAGGCCCTGCGCCCCGCCCTGCTCTGGAACGACCAGCGCACGGCCAAACAGTGCGCCGAGATCGAAGCCAAGGCCGGCGGGCGCGAGAAGCTGATCGAGCTCGTCGCCAACCCCGCCCTCACCGGTTTCACCGCCCCCAAGATCCTGTGGCTGCGCGAGAACGAGCCGAAGACGTTCGCCAAGACCAAGCACATCCTGCTGCCGAAGGATTACATCCGCTTCCGCATGACTGGCGAGTACGCCACGGAAGTCTCGGACGCATCCGGCATGCTGCTGCTGGACGTGGTGAAACGGCAATGGTCGGACAAGCTGCTGTCGGTGCTGCAGATCGATAAGTCGCTTTTGGGTCGCCTGCATGAATCGCAGGAGGTAACTGGGACGCTAAATCGTGGTGCAGCGAGGGAAATGGGGCTAATTGAGGGTATTCCGGTCGTTGGCGGCGCGGGCGACCAGGCCGCGGGCGCGGTGGGCAACGGCGTGGTGATGCCGGGCATCGTCAGCGCCGCCATGGGCACCAGTGGCGTGATCTTCGCGCACGCCGACCGGCCGACGCTCGACCCGAAGGGGCGCGTCCACACGATGTGCCACGCGGTGCCGGGCAAGTGGTGCGTCTTCGGTTGCATGCTGTCGGCCGGTGGCAGCTTCCAATGGTTCCGCAACCGTTTGGCCGAAGGGGAAGTGGCGACGGCCAAGAAGCACAAGATCGACCCGTACGAACTGCTGGTTGCCGAGGCCGAGGCCGCGCCTGCGGGCAGTGAGGGGCTCTTCTTCCTGCCCTACCTCACCGGCGAGCGCTGCCCGCACCCCGACCCGCTAGCGCGCGGCGGCTGGATCGGCCTGACCGCCCGCACCACCCGTCCCATGATGATCCGCGCCCTGCTGGAGGGCGTGACCTACGGCATGCGCGACGCCATGGAGATCATGCGCGGCATGAACATCGACATCACCCAGGCCCGCGCCAGTGGGGGTGGCGCCCGCAGCGCGTTCTGGCGACAACTGCAGGCCGACGTCTACAAGACCCCCATCGTCCTCACCAACGCCACCGAAGGCCCCGCCTACGGTGTCGCGCTGCTCGCCGGCGTGGGCACGGGCGTGTGGAACAGCGTTGAGGAAGCCTGCAAGGCCACCATCAAGCAGACGGCCAAGATCTCGCCGAAGAAGAAGGCCAGCGATCTCTACGACCGCCATTACAAGGTGTACGACAAGCTGTACTTCGATTTGAAGGAACGCTTCGCGGAGATGGCGGCGCTGTAA
- a CDS encoding GNAT family N-acetyltransferase, giving the protein MTIRPATPTDVPAVLPMVEQIVALHAAWDPDKYAPLPDVPGLYRGWLMARARDTDRSVFLVAEREGQIVGFLVSTIEREIPIYRTSEYAFIHDLWVEPAYRNEGIGRQMAMLAIERFTELGVEQVRLETAAANDVARALFAKCGFRVSTIDMLLTLSR; this is encoded by the coding sequence ATGACGATCCGTCCCGCAACCCCCACCGACGTGCCGGCCGTGCTGCCGATGGTCGAGCAGATCGTCGCGCTGCACGCGGCGTGGGACCCGGACAAGTACGCTCCGCTGCCCGACGTGCCGGGGCTATACCGCGGCTGGCTGATGGCCCGGGCACGCGACACCGACCGCAGCGTGTTCCTGGTGGCCGAGCGGGAGGGGCAGATCGTCGGTTTTCTCGTTTCAACTATCGAGCGCGAAATACCGATCTATAGGACGAGCGAGTACGCGTTCATCCACGACCTCTGGGTCGAACCGGCGTACCGCAACGAGGGCATCGGCCGCCAGATGGCGATGCTCGCGATCGAGCGGTTCACCGAGCTCGGCGTCGAACAGGTGCGCCTGGAGACGGCCGCCGCCAACGATGTCGCGCGGGCGCTGTTCGCCAAGTGCGGGTTTCGCGTCAGCACGATCGACATGCTGCTGACGTTGTCCCGTTGA
- a CDS encoding 1-phosphofructokinase family hexose kinase, with product MILCLGTTPALSRTMIFDDVVANDVNRATRVFESASGKSINAAKVARLLGEEVVATGFLGGDSGRFIRTQLDQFGIKHKFVDVRERTRTCVTVIDEQNGQSTELIEEPEPVDAAAWDQLRRTYKELVAKARIVILSGSLPPDAPVEFYAECVSVAHGAKARTIVDGTGEAMAQAIFAKPYLIKPNEDELAETTGIPIDSDVTMREALREVLQAGATWCLVTRGSDPALVISEEGSCQITPPEIQLVSPIGSGDALAAGVAVGLLRNMSVPDAARLGVACGAANAMNPLAGFLKVDDVYDLHPKVQLAAW from the coding sequence ATGATCCTCTGCCTCGGCACCACCCCCGCACTGTCGCGCACGATGATCTTCGACGACGTCGTCGCCAACGATGTCAACCGCGCCACGCGCGTCTTCGAGTCGGCATCGGGCAAGTCGATTAACGCGGCCAAGGTCGCGCGATTGCTGGGTGAAGAGGTGGTCGCCACCGGCTTCCTCGGCGGCGATTCCGGCAGGTTCATCCGCACGCAGCTGGACCAGTTCGGCATCAAGCACAAGTTCGTCGACGTGCGTGAGCGCACGCGCACCTGCGTCACCGTCATCGACGAGCAGAACGGCCAATCGACCGAGTTGATCGAGGAACCCGAACCGGTCGACGCCGCCGCGTGGGACCAGTTGCGCCGCACGTACAAGGAACTGGTCGCAAAGGCGCGCATCGTTATTTTGTCGGGCTCGCTGCCGCCGGATGCGCCGGTCGAGTTCTACGCCGAGTGCGTGAGCGTCGCCCACGGCGCCAAGGCGCGCACGATCGTTGATGGCACGGGTGAGGCGATGGCGCAGGCGATCTTCGCCAAGCCGTATCTCATCAAGCCCAACGAGGACGAACTGGCGGAGACAACCGGCATCCCGATCGACTCGGATGTGACGATGCGCGAGGCGTTGCGCGAGGTGCTTCAGGCCGGCGCAACGTGGTGTTTAGTGACGCGCGGCAGCGACCCCGCGCTTGTGATTAGCGAAGAGGGCAGCTGTCAGATCACCCCGCCGGAGATTCAGCTCGTCAGCCCGATCGGCTCCGGCGACGCGCTGGCCGCGGGCGTGGCGGTGGGCCTGCTGCGCAACATGAGCGTCCCCGACGCCGCCCGCCTTGGCGTCGCCTGCGGCGCCGCCAACGCCATGAACCCGCTCGCGGGCTTCCTGAAGGTCGACGACGTCTACGATCTGCACCCCAAGGTCCAGCTGGCCGCGTGGTAA
- a CDS encoding sugar phosphate isomerase/epimerase, translating to MASFTYCFNTSTIQGQKLSLVQEIEIASKAGYGAIEPWIGQIETYRDTVGPLSDLRKRIADAGLTVASAIGFAKWIIDDDTARAAGLEHARRDMDLVAQIGGQMIAAPPMGYQDKTGLDLFAAASRYAELVEVGRSAGVLPQLEVWGFSKTLNRLGEALLIAAESGCADAGLLLDIYHLHKGGSGYDTLNLLNGQAIRIFHVNDYPALPREQLTDSHRVYPGDGVAPIRQVLQTLTDIGASPFLSVELFNKDYWQQDALTVARTALDKLKALTPQ from the coding sequence ATGGCATCCTTCACCTATTGCTTCAACACGAGCACCATTCAGGGTCAGAAGCTGTCGCTGGTCCAAGAGATCGAGATCGCGAGCAAGGCCGGCTACGGCGCGATCGAGCCGTGGATCGGTCAGATCGAAACCTATCGCGACACCGTCGGCCCCTTGAGCGACCTGCGCAAGCGCATCGCGGATGCGGGGCTGACGGTCGCCAGCGCGATCGGCTTTGCCAAGTGGATCATCGACGATGACACCGCCCGTGCCGCGGGACTCGAACATGCCCGCCGGGACATGGATCTCGTCGCCCAGATCGGTGGGCAGATGATCGCGGCGCCGCCGATGGGCTACCAGGACAAGACCGGCCTCGATTTGTTCGCGGCGGCGTCGCGCTACGCGGAACTGGTGGAGGTCGGGCGATCGGCTGGCGTGCTGCCACAATTGGAAGTGTGGGGCTTCAGCAAGACGCTCAATCGGCTGGGCGAAGCGCTGCTGATCGCCGCCGAGAGCGGCTGCGCCGACGCGGGCCTGCTGCTGGACATCTACCACCTGCACAAGGGTGGCAGTGGCTACGACACGCTGAACCTGCTGAACGGCCAGGCGATCCGCATCTTCCACGTTAACGACTACCCCGCCCTGCCGCGCGAGCAGCTGACCGATAGCCACCGCGTCTACCCCGGTGACGGCGTCGCGCCGATCCGCCAGGTGCTGCAGACGCTGACCGACATCGGAGCGTCGCCGTTCCTGTCGGTCGAGCTGTTCAACAAAGACTATTGGCAGCAGGACGCGTTGACCGTCGCCCGGACGGCACTCGATAAGCTCAAAGCGCTAACGCCCCAATGA
- a CDS encoding MOSC domain-containing protein translates to MQLISVNIGTARPIANGKTSAVSGIFKEPVAGRTLIGTLGFPKDAICNKRHHGGPDQAIYVYGQPDYDWWAEQLLFPLAPGTFGENLTIADLESSQLAIGDRLHIADAVLELTAPRMPCGTLAKRMDDKQFVQKFRAAERPGVYCRVIQEGAVAAGDAVRLEPYAGDRVNVIEVFREYFAAYHDEARVRRHLTAPLASRAREDNEQYLRAIRSQSF, encoded by the coding sequence ATGCAATTGATCAGCGTGAACATCGGGACCGCCCGCCCCATCGCCAATGGCAAGACGAGCGCGGTCAGCGGCATCTTCAAGGAGCCGGTCGCGGGCCGTACGCTTATCGGCACGCTGGGCTTTCCCAAGGATGCGATCTGCAACAAGCGCCATCACGGCGGCCCGGATCAGGCGATTTACGTCTACGGCCAACCCGATTACGACTGGTGGGCCGAGCAGCTCCTGTTCCCACTGGCGCCTGGCACGTTCGGTGAAAACCTGACGATCGCCGACCTCGAAAGTAGCCAACTCGCGATCGGCGACCGGCTACACATTGCCGACGCGGTGTTGGAACTAACCGCCCCGCGCATGCCGTGCGGCACGCTCGCAAAGCGCATGGACGACAAGCAGTTCGTCCAGAAGTTCCGCGCCGCCGAGCGACCGGGCGTCTACTGCCGGGTGATCCAGGAGGGCGCCGTGGCCGCCGGTGACGCGGTGCGGTTGGAACCGTACGCTGGCGACCGGGTCAACGTGATCGAGGTCTTCCGCGAGTACTTCGCCGCGTACCACGACGAGGCGCGCGTGCGGCGTCACCTGACCGCGCCGCTCGCCAGCCGGGCGCGCGAGGACAACGAACAGTACTTGCGCGCGATTCGCTCACAATCGTTCTGA
- the msrA gene encoding peptide-methionine (S)-S-oxide reductase MsrA, giving the protein MIFTTFATAVYGSDLPDYANVLPMPTDDIPLTTTPEQRKAVVAGGCFWCTEVVFKELAGVSKVVPGYSGGTKETANYDAVSAGRTKHAEAIEITYDASKITYGRLLRVFMTMHDPTTLNRQGPDVGPHYRSAIFYGSDDEKRVAEAYVKQVDASKHYPNPVVTTLEPLTAFYVAEQYHHNYAELNPMSGYIRQQATPKIGKVRSKFADEVKPATTQPLKP; this is encoded by the coding sequence ATGATCTTCACCACTTTCGCCACCGCGGTGTACGGCAGCGATTTGCCCGACTATGCCAACGTGCTGCCGATGCCGACCGACGACATTCCCCTGACCACCACCCCCGAACAACGCAAGGCCGTGGTCGCCGGCGGGTGCTTCTGGTGCACCGAAGTCGTCTTCAAGGAACTGGCCGGCGTGAGCAAGGTGGTGCCGGGCTATAGCGGTGGCACGAAGGAGACGGCCAACTACGATGCCGTGTCGGCCGGCCGCACGAAGCACGCCGAGGCGATCGAGATCACCTACGACGCGTCGAAGATCACCTACGGCCGGTTGCTGCGCGTCTTCATGACGATGCACGACCCCACCACGCTGAACCGCCAGGGACCGGACGTCGGCCCGCATTATCGGAGCGCGATCTTCTACGGAAGCGACGACGAGAAGCGCGTCGCCGAAGCGTACGTGAAGCAGGTGGACGCGTCGAAGCACTATCCGAACCCGGTCGTGACGACGCTCGAGCCGTTGACGGCGTTCTACGTCGCCGAGCAGTACCACCACAACTACGCCGAGCTGAACCCGATGTCCGGCTACATCCGCCAGCAGGCGACGCCGAAGATCGGCAAGGTGCGCTCGAAATTCGCCGACGAAGTGAAGCCCGCGACGACGCAACCGCTTAAACCATGA